The following proteins are co-located in the Thermodesulfobacteriota bacterium genome:
- a CDS encoding amino acid ABC transporter substrate-binding protein: MKRIKLGISISLTGSYSVQGVESFRGLSLYVSDVNARGGIHVAQLGRRLPVDLVHIDDESDADICRRNVERLMTKEQADILLGPYSSSLALAAAEEAEAGDVTLWNHGGSTDEMDERGFTCLVSAITPASMYSRGIIALVRKTDPGARRIAAFSAFDSGFSRNVARGVDLYGAEYGFEVRRFEFRTGREDFSELLPEAMDWEPDLVIGMGRLNDDLLLAGRMIDTGARPKAAALAAASIGLFREAFGDYAEGFMSSSQWEREGGKDPDAGPTSEEFFERYEAAYGHAPDFVAAQGYNIGVVIEECIGRAGVLDRRTLRDIAREIDFRTFYGRFKTDARGGQTGHEMVTVQWQGGGKAVVYPEAPASGRLAYPARFNF; the protein is encoded by the coding sequence ATGAAGCGAATAAAGCTCGGCATATCGATTTCGCTCACGGGGAGCTATTCGGTGCAAGGGGTCGAGAGCTTCCGGGGGCTTTCGCTCTACGTCTCGGACGTAAACGCAAGGGGCGGCATCCACGTCGCCCAGCTCGGGCGCAGGCTGCCCGTCGATCTCGTGCACATCGACGACGAGAGCGACGCGGACATCTGCCGGAGGAACGTCGAAAGGCTCATGACGAAGGAGCAGGCGGATATCCTCCTCGGCCCGTATTCGAGCTCGCTCGCCCTCGCTGCGGCTGAGGAGGCCGAAGCGGGGGACGTCACGCTCTGGAACCACGGGGGCTCGACGGACGAAATGGACGAGCGGGGGTTTACGTGCCTCGTGAGCGCCATAACGCCGGCGAGCATGTATTCGCGGGGGATAATCGCGCTTGTGAGAAAGACGGACCCCGGCGCGCGGCGGATAGCTGCTTTCAGCGCTTTCGACAGCGGCTTTTCTCGTAACGTCGCGCGCGGTGTTGACTTGTACGGAGCGGAATACGGGTTCGAGGTGAGGAGGTTCGAATTCCGGACGGGGAGGGAGGATTTTTCGGAGCTCCTGCCCGAGGCGATGGACTGGGAGCCGGATCTCGTCATCGGCATGGGCAGGCTCAACGACGATCTTCTCCTCGCCGGGCGAATGATAGATACGGGGGCGAGGCCGAAAGCGGCCGCGCTGGCCGCGGCGTCGATAGGGCTTTTCAGGGAGGCGTTCGGCGACTACGCCGAGGGGTTCATGTCGTCGAGCCAGTGGGAGAGGGAGGGCGGCAAGGACCCCGACGCCGGGCCGACGTCCGAAGAGTTCTTCGAGAGATACGAGGCCGCCTACGGACACGCCCCTGACTTCGTGGCCGCACAGGGCTATAACATAGGCGTCGTAATCGAAGAATGTATCGGGAGGGCGGGCGTGCTCGACAGGAGGACTCTCAGGGACATCGCGAGAGAGATAGATTTCCGCACGTTCTACGGGCGCTTCAAGACCGACGCGCGCGGCGGCCAGACGGGGCACGAGATGGTCACCGTACAGTGGCAGGGCGGCGGGAAGGCCGTCGTCTATCCCGAAGCTCCCGCATCCGGGAGGCTCGCATACCCGGCGCGGTTTAATTTCTGA
- a CDS encoding NAD-dependent deacylase, with protein sequence MGDSGDREEKELSEAREILERSSSVIALSGAGISAESGVPTFRGTDGLWRNFRSENLATPEAFWDNPRLVWEWYDWRRCAIKDARPNPGHFALAELESQKRKFTLVTQNIDGLHQMAGSRNILEMHGNLWEIKCTKCGLVTKDYRVPLEELPPVCPSCGGMGRPNVVWFGELIPMDVIDETLKAIEESDVMLIIGTSGVVEPAASMGLVAKQAGKTVIEINLEHTPNSSLFDITILGKSGEVLPLLYTPRVAYS encoded by the coding sequence ATGGGTGATAGTGGAGACAGGGAAGAGAAGGAGCTATCCGAGGCAAGGGAGATACTGGAGCGCTCCTCGTCCGTGATAGCGCTGTCGGGGGCGGGTATATCCGCCGAAAGCGGCGTCCCGACGTTCAGGGGAACGGACGGCCTGTGGCGGAATTTCAGATCGGAGAACCTCGCGACTCCCGAGGCCTTCTGGGACAATCCCAGGCTGGTCTGGGAATGGTACGACTGGAGGCGGTGCGCCATAAAGGACGCGAGGCCCAATCCCGGGCATTTCGCGCTGGCGGAGCTCGAAAGCCAGAAGAGGAAATTCACCCTCGTAACGCAAAACATAGACGGGCTTCACCAGATGGCCGGCAGCAGGAACATCCTCGAGATGCACGGCAATCTGTGGGAGATAAAATGTACGAAGTGCGGGCTCGTGACGAAGGACTACAGGGTGCCGCTCGAAGAGCTGCCGCCCGTGTGTCCGTCGTGCGGGGGGATGGGGAGGCCGAACGTCGTCTGGTTCGGCGAGCTCATCCCTATGGATGTCATAGACGAGACGCTCAAGGCAATAGAGGAAAGCGATGTCATGCTCATCATCGGGACGTCGGGCGTCGTCGAGCCGGCTGCGTCGATGGGCCTCGTCGCGAAGCAGGCCGGGAAGACGGTCATCGAAATCAACCTCGAGCATACGCCGAATTCGTCCCTGTTCGATATTACGATACTCGGAAAGTCCGGCGAGGTGCTTCCACTTCTCTACACCCCCCGCGTGGCGTATAGCTGA
- a CDS encoding class I SAM-dependent methyltransferase, with protein MSETVKESIWQKKENAEAFLRDERGAVPGAGLQMSVIECVIREWAPAPKRALDLGCGDGVLGRYLLGAFPGVECVFADFSGPMLEAARAKLGKDGGHRLVKADFSSPAWMESVKQYAPFDAIVSGFAIHHLHDDRKKELYSEILGLLSPGGVFLNLEHVKSRTPEVERLFEEFYTDHLHECFLGVDPGASREAAAGVYRNRPDREEDKPALAEDQCEWLRETGYRDVDCFFKVFAIAIFGGRK; from the coding sequence ATGTCCGAAACGGTAAAAGAGAGCATATGGCAGAAAAAGGAGAACGCCGAGGCGTTCCTCCGGGACGAGAGGGGAGCGGTCCCCGGCGCAGGGCTCCAGATGTCCGTCATCGAGTGCGTGATACGCGAATGGGCCCCGGCGCCGAAGCGTGCTCTCGACCTCGGGTGCGGCGACGGCGTCCTCGGGCGTTATCTGCTCGGCGCTTTTCCCGGTGTGGAGTGCGTCTTCGCCGATTTCTCCGGGCCCATGCTCGAAGCTGCGCGCGCGAAGCTCGGGAAGGACGGCGGCCACAGGCTCGTAAAGGCGGATTTTTCTTCGCCCGCATGGATGGAGAGCGTAAAGCAGTACGCGCCCTTCGACGCCATAGTCTCAGGCTTCGCCATACATCACCTCCACGACGACAGAAAGAAGGAGCTATATTCCGAGATACTCGGCCTCCTTTCCCCGGGCGGCGTCTTTTTAAACCTGGAGCACGTAAAATCCCGGACCCCCGAAGTCGAGCGCCTGTTCGAGGAGTTCTATACCGATCACCTGCACGAGTGTTTCCTGGGCGTCGATCCGGGCGCGAGCCGCGAAGCCGCGGCGGGCGTATACAGGAACAGGCCCGACAGGGAAGAGGACAAGCCCGCCCTCGCCGAAGATCAGTGCGAGTGGCTCAGGGAAACCGGGTACAGGGACGTAGACTGTTTCTTCAAGGTTTTCGCTATTGCGATATTCGGCGGGCGGAAATAG
- the pdxA gene encoding 4-hydroxythreonine-4-phosphate dehydrogenase PdxA → MDRKPVIGITMGDPNGIGPEVVVKALARGGDEYDAVVFGSRDVLNAASGLAGAFPEYKLVETSGLGMGGVAPGKVDGTAGEASLSCIRAAVAAAMSGEIDAVVTAPISKESTHLAGSHYPGHTEMLKDLTGADNAVMMFEGGRFRVVLVTIHTALANVPELVTNERVLSTINVTHESLRNLFGIDSPKIAVCGLNPHAGESGAFGNEEIVHITPAVLEARESGIDAEGPYPADTLFYHANKGKWDAVVAMYHDQGLIPFKMLSFEKGVNMTAGLPIIRTSPDHGTAYDIAWKGIADPSSMKAAIDVAVRLARVRIAKRAK, encoded by the coding sequence ATGGATAGAAAACCCGTTATAGGAATCACGATGGGCGACCCGAACGGCATAGGCCCCGAGGTCGTCGTAAAGGCGCTCGCCAGGGGCGGGGACGAATACGACGCGGTGGTATTCGGAAGCCGCGACGTTCTTAACGCCGCGTCCGGGCTCGCCGGGGCCTTCCCCGAATATAAACTGGTGGAGACATCAGGGCTCGGCATGGGCGGCGTCGCTCCCGGCAAGGTGGACGGGACGGCCGGGGAGGCCAGCCTATCCTGTATCAGGGCAGCCGTCGCGGCGGCGATGTCCGGAGAGATAGACGCCGTCGTCACCGCGCCGATAAGCAAGGAATCGACCCACCTCGCCGGCTCGCACTACCCCGGGCATACAGAGATGCTGAAGGACCTGACCGGCGCCGACAACGCAGTGATGATGTTCGAGGGCGGGAGGTTCCGCGTCGTACTCGTCACGATTCACACGGCGCTCGCGAACGTCCCGGAGCTCGTCACGAATGAGCGCGTCCTCTCGACGATCAACGTCACTCACGAATCGCTCAGGAACCTTTTCGGAATAGACTCTCCGAAAATCGCCGTCTGCGGCCTTAACCCGCACGCGGGGGAGTCGGGCGCTTTCGGGAACGAAGAGATAGTCCACATAACGCCGGCGGTGCTCGAAGCGAGGGAGTCCGGCATCGACGCCGAGGGCCCCTACCCCGCCGACACACTCTTCTATCATGCGAACAAGGGGAAGTGGGACGCCGTCGTCGCGATGTATCACGACCAGGGCCTGATACCGTTCAAGATGCTCTCTTTCGAAAAGGGCGTTAACATGACGGCGGGGCTGCCGATCATAAGAACGTCCCCCGACCACGGGACCGCGTACGACATTGCGTGGAAGGGAATCGCGGACCCGTCCAGCATGAAGGCCGCAATCGACGTGGCCGTAAGGCTGGCGCGTGTCCGCATAGCGAAGCGGGCGAAGTAA
- a CDS encoding TatD family hydrolase, with translation MLTDTHAHLDSLEDPEGAVERARSNGVERIISISSGLESSKKTLAFAEGRKGIYAAVGVHPHAAASADAETLSAIEELAGSPGVVAIGETGLDYFYMNSDRETQIRSFTGQIAIARRRALPIIIHVRDADEDLVGILKSEDVSGKRGVIHCFTGNYETAKRYLDLGFYISFSGIVTFKRSDELRAAAARVPSGRILIETDSPYLAPVPFRGKPNEPAYVRHTAETVAEVRGLTTEELARLTSENASRLFGLDG, from the coding sequence ATGCTTACGGACACGCACGCCCACCTCGACTCCCTCGAAGACCCGGAGGGCGCAGTAGAACGGGCTCGCTCGAACGGGGTCGAAAGGATAATATCGATCTCGTCCGGGCTCGAATCCTCGAAGAAGACGCTCGCTTTCGCCGAAGGGCGCAAAGGCATATACGCCGCCGTCGGCGTACACCCGCACGCTGCAGCCTCGGCCGACGCGGAGACGCTTTCGGCTATCGAAGAGCTGGCGGGCTCGCCCGGCGTTGTCGCCATCGGCGAGACGGGGCTCGACTATTTCTACATGAATTCCGACAGGGAAACGCAGATACGCTCGTTCACGGGCCAGATAGCCATCGCCCGGAGGCGCGCTCTCCCGATAATCATACACGTAAGGGACGCGGACGAGGACCTCGTCGGTATACTTAAATCGGAGGACGTTTCCGGGAAGAGGGGTGTAATACACTGCTTTACGGGGAATTACGAGACGGCCAAGAGGTATCTCGACCTCGGGTTCTACATATCGTTTTCGGGCATCGTCACCTTCAAGAGGTCTGACGAATTAAGGGCGGCGGCGGCCAGGGTGCCCTCAGGCAGGATACTTATCGAAACGGATTCGCCCTACCTCGCCCCTGTGCCGTTCAGGGGCAAGCCGAACGAGCCCGCCTACGTCAGGCACACGGCCGAAACGGTGGCCGAAGTCAGGGGATTGACCACGGAAGAGCTCGCACGCCTTACGTCCGAAAACGCGTCCAGGCTGTTCGGACTCGACGGCTGA
- the nrdR gene encoding transcriptional regulator NrdR — translation MKCPYCSSLESKVIDSRLAKEETSIRRRRECLDCKSRFTTYERVEEVELLVVKKGGVREPFDRSKIIAGMIKACEKRPISMEDIESFVSGYERELQERGEREVDSSEIGERVISKLYEIDEVAYVRFASVYRSFKDVNQFMNELKELLREKGGEGLGDSKDAVHPLTLIQEKKEK, via the coding sequence ATGAAATGCCCGTACTGCTCCAGCCTCGAAAGCAAGGTCATCGACTCGCGCCTCGCGAAGGAAGAAACGTCCATACGCAGGCGGAGGGAATGCCTCGACTGCAAGAGCCGCTTCACGACGTACGAGAGGGTCGAGGAGGTCGAGCTGCTGGTGGTCAAGAAGGGGGGAGTGAGAGAGCCCTTCGACAGGAGCAAGATAATCGCGGGGATGATAAAGGCCTGCGAGAAACGGCCGATCAGCATGGAGGATATCGAATCCTTCGTCTCCGGCTACGAAAGGGAGCTCCAGGAGAGGGGCGAAAGAGAGGTAGACAGCAGCGAGATCGGCGAGAGGGTGATAAGCAAGCTCTACGAAATAGACGAAGTCGCGTACGTGAGGTTCGCCTCCGTCTACAGGTCTTTTAAAGACGTGAACCAGTTCATGAACGAGCTGAAAGAGCTCCTCAGGGAAAAGGGCGGAGAGGGACTCGGCGATTCTAAAGACGCCGTCCATCCGCTCACGCTCATACAGGAAAAGAAAGAAAAATAA
- the glyA gene encoding serine hydroxymethyltransferase, whose translation MSILEQADPEIYAAIKAETERQEYKLELIASENYVSEAVLEALGSVLTNKYAEGLPGKRYYGGCEFVDVAEDLARDRAKELFGCDAVNVQPHSGAQANMAVYFSVVEPGDTVLGMNLAHGGHLTHGSPVNFSGRLYNVVAYGVTEDTNLIDYDEVKRLALEHRPKLIIAGWSAYPRDIDFAKFREIADESGALLMADIAHPAGLVVAGLYSNPVPYCDFVTTTTHKTLRGPRGGMTMMKEEHEKKVNSRVFPGVQGGPLMHVIAAKAVAFKEALQPSFKEYQKQILANSKRLGGKLMESGFKLVSGGTDTHLNLINLRGTELTGKIAEETLEQAGITVNKNAIPYDPLPPAVTSGIRIGTPAITTRGMKEKEMDVIAGFIKEAFNNPGNEKVLSRIKDDVRELCSQFPMYSRRLT comes from the coding sequence ATGTCGATACTCGAACAGGCGGACCCGGAAATATATGCGGCCATAAAAGCAGAAACAGAGCGGCAGGAATATAAGCTCGAATTAATAGCGTCCGAGAATTACGTGAGCGAAGCGGTTCTCGAAGCGCTGGGCTCGGTGCTCACGAACAAATATGCCGAGGGACTTCCGGGCAAGAGATACTACGGCGGCTGCGAATTCGTGGACGTGGCCGAAGACCTCGCCCGCGACAGGGCGAAGGAGCTCTTCGGATGCGACGCCGTGAACGTCCAGCCCCATTCGGGCGCCCAGGCCAACATGGCCGTTTACTTCTCGGTCGTCGAGCCCGGGGACACCGTGCTCGGTATGAACCTCGCGCACGGCGGGCACCTCACACACGGAAGCCCCGTTAATTTTTCAGGGCGGCTCTATAACGTCGTCGCCTACGGCGTCACCGAAGACACGAATCTCATAGATTACGACGAGGTGAAGAGGCTCGCGCTCGAACACAGGCCGAAGCTCATAATCGCCGGATGGAGCGCATACCCGAGGGACATCGACTTCGCCAAATTCAGGGAGATAGCCGACGAGTCCGGCGCGCTCCTCATGGCCGACATAGCGCACCCCGCCGGGCTTGTGGTCGCGGGGCTCTACAGTAACCCCGTCCCGTACTGCGACTTCGTTACGACGACGACTCACAAGACCCTCCGCGGCCCGAGGGGCGGCATGACGATGATGAAGGAGGAGCACGAGAAGAAGGTCAACAGCCGCGTGTTCCCCGGCGTACAGGGCGGGCCGCTCATGCACGTTATCGCCGCCAAGGCGGTCGCGTTCAAGGAGGCGCTCCAGCCATCGTTTAAGGAATACCAGAAGCAGATCCTGGCGAACTCGAAACGCCTCGGCGGGAAGCTGATGGAATCGGGCTTCAAGCTCGTCTCCGGCGGAACGGACACGCACCTTAACCTCATCAACCTCCGGGGAACGGAGCTTACGGGGAAGATCGCCGAGGAGACGCTGGAGCAGGCCGGGATAACGGTGAACAAGAACGCCATACCGTACGACCCGCTGCCTCCGGCCGTGACTAGCGGAATAAGAATCGGCACCCCCGCAATCACGACGAGGGGAATGAAAGAAAAGGAAATGGACGTCATCGCCGGGTTCATCAAAGAAGCGTTCAACAACCCCGGCAATGAAAAGGTCCTTTCGAGAATAAAGGACGACGTAAGGGAGCTGTGCTCGCAATTCCCGATGTACAGCCGCAGGCTGACGTAA
- a CDS encoding NAD(+)/NADH kinase encodes MKIGIIGKTNIEKTFELVSALSKWLVDRGVEVYLDKPLAKRSPAGKSAAAEKIPALVDVILVFGGDGTFLGVARLASRHGTPILGINLGGLGFLTEITVDEIHPMMERILSGDYEVEDRHMLLTTIRRGRKKIGKHEVLNDVVINKQAVARIIDLAIYIDGSHVTTYKADGLIISTPTGSTAYSLSAGGPIVHPTLPVTILTPICPHTLTNRPLVVSSSMKVEIAITTQEPDTYLTLDGQIGIQLNTGDVVEAIQSNTSVKLIKSPYRDFFTILKTKLMWGERYGKVNG; translated from the coding sequence TTGAAGATCGGCATAATCGGTAAAACGAATATAGAAAAGACCTTCGAGCTCGTCTCCGCACTCAGCAAATGGCTCGTGGACAGGGGGGTCGAAGTCTACCTCGACAAGCCCCTCGCCAAACGCTCACCGGCCGGGAAATCGGCCGCGGCCGAAAAAATTCCCGCCCTCGTAGACGTCATACTCGTCTTCGGCGGCGACGGCACGTTCCTCGGCGTCGCGCGCCTCGCGTCCAGGCACGGGACACCGATCCTCGGCATAAACCTCGGCGGGCTCGGTTTTCTGACCGAAATAACCGTGGACGAAATACACCCGATGATGGAGCGCATACTCTCGGGCGACTACGAAGTCGAGGACCGGCACATGCTCCTCACCACGATACGCAGGGGGAGGAAGAAGATCGGGAAGCACGAGGTCCTAAACGACGTCGTCATAAACAAGCAGGCCGTCGCCCGGATAATAGACCTCGCCATATACATAGACGGCTCTCACGTGACGACGTACAAGGCCGACGGGCTTATAATCTCGACGCCGACCGGCTCGACGGCGTATTCGCTTTCCGCAGGCGGCCCTATCGTCCACCCTACTCTCCCTGTCACGATACTCACGCCCATATGCCCGCATACGCTGACAAACAGGCCGCTCGTCGTATCCAGCAGCATGAAGGTCGAAATAGCCATAACGACGCAGGAGCCCGACACGTACCTAACGCTCGACGGCCAGATAGGGATACAGCTCAACACCGGCGACGTGGTAGAGGCGATACAGTCGAATACGAGCGTGAAGCTGATAAAGTCCCCTTACAGGGATTTCTTCACCATACTCAAAACCAAGCTCATGTGGGGGGAGAGATATGGCAAGGTCAACGGATGA
- the prfB gene encoding peptide chain release factor 2 (programmed frameshift), whose product MTGENRERIQDLKKRLATLGDFLDLPGKNARLKELEEITGKPDFWDDAASAQGILREQSLIKNTIESWEKLSSELEDVEVLEELSLEEEDEEASREAAGKLAEVENGVEELEFKRILGEPDDARNAIVSINAGAGGTEAQDWAEILLRMYLRYAELNDYKTEMVEYQEGDEAGIKSATFLVQGEYAFGYLKGESGVHRLVRISPFDSNKRRHTSFASVFVSPEIDEDIEVDINEKDLRVDTYRASGAGGQHVNKTDSAIRITHLPTGIVVSCQNERSQHQNRATAMKILRARLYELEKEKQREKFDELQSTKKEIGWGSQIRSYVLHPYRMIKDHRTDFETGNVDPVLDGDLGEFIKSYLLMSSGQKAS is encoded by the exons ATGACCGGAGAAAACAGGGAAAGAATTCAGGATCTCAAGAAGAGGCTGGCCACGCTCGGAGACTTTCTT GACCTGCCCGGCAAAAACGCACGTCTTAAGGAGCTCGAAGAAATAACCGGCAAGCCGGACTTCTGGGATGACGCCGCCAGCGCCCAGGGGATACTGAGGGAACAGTCCCTCATCAAAAATACGATAGAAAGCTGGGAGAAGCTCTCGAGCGAGCTCGAAGACGTCGAGGTGCTGGAGGAGCTCTCGCTCGAGGAAGAGGACGAAGAGGCGTCCCGCGAGGCCGCCGGGAAGCTGGCGGAAGTCGAGAACGGCGTCGAGGAGCTCGAATTCAAGCGTATACTCGGCGAGCCCGACGACGCCCGGAACGCAATCGTTTCGATAAACGCCGGGGCCGGCGGGACGGAAGCCCAGGACTGGGCCGAGATACTTTTGAGGATGTACCTCCGATACGCCGAGCTCAACGATTACAAAACCGAGATGGTCGAGTACCAGGAAGGCGACGAAGCGGGAATAAAGAGCGCTACGTTCCTCGTACAGGGGGAGTATGCCTTCGGGTACTTAAAGGGCGAGAGCGGGGTGCACAGGCTCGTCAGGATATCACCGTTCGACTCGAACAAGAGACGGCACACGTCGTTCGCGTCCGTCTTCGTTTCGCCGGAGATCGACGAGGACATCGAGGTCGATATAAACGAGAAGGACCTCCGCGTGGACACCTACCGCGCGAGCGGCGCGGGCGGACAGCACGTCAACAAGACGGACTCCGCCATACGCATAACGCACTTGCCGACCGGCATCGTCGTTAGCTGCCAGAACGAGCGCTCGCAGCACCAGAACCGCGCGACCGCGATGAAGATATTGAGGGCGCGGCTCTACGAGCTCGAAAAGGAAAAGCAAAGGGAAAAATTCGACGAGCTCCAGTCGACGAAGAAGGAGATCGGCTGGGGGAGCCAGATACGCTCCTACGTCCTCCACCCGTACCGGATGATAAAGGATCACAGGACGGACTTCGAAACGGGCAACGTCGATCCCGTGCTCGACGGCGATCTCGGCGAGTTCATAAAGAGCTACCTCCTCATGAGCTCGGGACAGAAAGCGTCCTAG
- a CDS encoding DUF4411 family protein: protein MYVFDTSPLIVMFRHYYPKRFPTLWKNFDSLIDNGHIISTRENLREIQAQTDALSTWADSHPQVFQVTDADEAEVLKHIFAIPHFRQNIEQQKLIKGGLNADPLVIAKAAVQGKIVVTGEIFKPNAAKIPNICKHFSVSCMDLEQFMEKEGWSF from the coding sequence ATGTACGTTTTCGATACATCTCCATTGATTGTTATGTTCCGACATTATTATCCTAAAAGGTTTCCTACGCTCTGGAAAAACTTCGATAGCTTAATTGACAATGGCCATATTATTTCCACGCGTGAAAATCTTAGAGAAATTCAAGCACAAACAGATGCTTTAAGTACGTGGGCAGACAGCCATCCACAAGTATTTCAAGTGACAGACGCTGATGAAGCAGAAGTATTAAAACATATATTTGCTATCCCGCACTTTAGACAAAACATCGAACAGCAGAAATTAATAAAAGGAGGATTAAATGCAGATCCTTTGGTTATTGCTAAGGCTGCAGTCCAAGGAAAAATAGTAGTAACTGGAGAGATATTTAAGCCAAATGCTGCTAAAATCCCAAATATTTGCAAACACTTCAGTGTGTCCTGTATGGACCTTGAACAGTTTATGGAAAAAGAAGGATGGAGCTTTTAA
- a CDS encoding ImmA/IrrE family metallo-endopeptidase translates to MPKRIPITPSVLKWARERSGFSIQEMTDRYKFYGEWESGDSYPTYNQLEQLSDKFKCPIVVFFFPEPPELEPIEKSFRTLPEIEFEYMPPMVRMQIRKAKAMQLNLIELHEGINPSRNFIIRDLDLDLKKSTNELASEVRDYLQIPLKEQVDWHNHYEAFDNWRNLLTTHGVYVFKDAFRANGYSGICLYHDQFPLIYVNNSTAITRQIFTLFHELAHLLFHTSGIDKENDNYIDILRNNERRIEIFCNEFAGKFLVPDTDFTESIIGLKINEQNISSLANKYKVSREVILRKYLDRNMVSSQLYREKVAVWMEENNKSKGEGGNYYYTQITYLGHPYIDLALTKYHQNRFDALQLSDYLNIQPKFLEKFEETYNSLTSNE, encoded by the coding sequence ATGCCCAAACGTATACCTATTACACCGTCCGTTTTAAAATGGGCTAGAGAAAGATCGGGGTTCTCCATTCAAGAAATGACTGATAGGTACAAGTTTTACGGAGAGTGGGAATCAGGTGACTCTTATCCTACTTATAATCAACTTGAACAACTTTCTGACAAATTTAAATGTCCAATCGTTGTCTTCTTCTTTCCAGAACCACCAGAGTTAGAACCTATTGAAAAGTCATTCAGGACCTTGCCGGAAATAGAGTTTGAATACATGCCACCCATGGTGCGAATGCAGATTAGAAAAGCCAAAGCAATGCAATTAAACCTAATCGAACTTCATGAAGGTATTAATCCTTCTAGGAATTTTATAATCAGAGACTTGGACCTTGACTTGAAAAAATCTACAAACGAACTAGCCTCAGAAGTTAGGGATTACCTGCAAATTCCTTTGAAAGAGCAGGTCGATTGGCACAATCATTACGAGGCATTCGACAACTGGCGTAATCTTCTAACGACCCACGGAGTTTATGTTTTCAAGGATGCTTTTCGCGCGAATGGGTATTCAGGAATTTGCCTGTACCATGATCAGTTTCCACTTATATATGTAAACAATAGCACTGCTATTACTAGACAGATATTTACACTTTTTCATGAGCTAGCTCATTTGTTATTTCATACGAGTGGTATAGACAAAGAGAACGATAATTACATTGATATCCTTCGGAATAATGAACGAAGGATTGAAATATTTTGCAACGAATTCGCAGGGAAATTTCTAGTTCCAGATACAGATTTTACAGAATCAATCATTGGACTAAAAATCAATGAACAAAATATTAGCTCTCTCGCCAATAAGTATAAAGTAAGCAGAGAAGTAATACTCCGGAAATATTTGGACAGGAATATGGTCAGTTCACAATTGTACAGAGAAAAAGTAGCCGTATGGATGGAGGAGAACAATAAGAGTAAAGGAGAGGGAGGCAATTATTATTACACACAAATAACCTATTTGGGTCACCCTTATATTGATTTAGCACTAACTAAATATCATCAAAATAGGTTCGATGCACTTCAATTAAGCGATTATTTGAACATCCAGCCTAAATTTCTCGAAAAATTTGAAGAAACGTACAATTCTCTGACAAGTAACGAGTAG